A single genomic interval of Electrophorus electricus isolate fEleEle1 chromosome 4, fEleEle1.pri, whole genome shotgun sequence harbors:
- the tgm2l gene encoding protein-glutamine gamma-glutamyltransferase 2: MANHNAVLRGVDLQCRVNNRAHRTKEMGSEWLVVRRGQPFSLLLQCADTLLLAAHHQLALLIQLGKKGEMVVRVSDSREQPGKWWFNQQTAQSEVLLSIHSPADAPVGVYSVAVLLLSKEGHMLEQTDPQSFYLLFNPWSKADCVYLADEQLLQEYVLNENGILYQGSWDQITSLPWNFGQFEKGVVDICFEVLDYSPAALKHPEMDMRKRADPVYVSRTITAMVNANDDRGVVLGRWDGDYGDGVAPTRWTGSIPILRRWSEGGTQRVRYGQCWVFSAVACTILRCLGIPTRCVTNYSSAHDTEGNVSVDFLFNEHLENVSEGRKDMIWNYHCWVESWMRREDLPKGYDGWQVLDPTPQERSDGVYCCGPCPVLAVREGEVGMKYDTTFVFSEVNADLICWMVRPDGERTRVSTNSDTVGRNISTKSAYGDYREDITANYKYPEGSLMEREVYRKAGKRVSRPDGGSGQLVLSIKHTQAVHGTDFDVFVEVHNIGREDTLAQLTVMSSGVTYNSLQRGECQRKTTKLTLPAQKAHKEVMRLRYEHYGACVTEHNLIRVTALLQDSGQHVVLREVNIPLKMPRLFVKVIGEAVVSRRLMALISFTNPLPVTLKRGVFTVEGAGLTGAQEMQLPGDIGPGQEVAVKFSFKPIRAGIRKLVVDFDSDILRDVKGEAMIIVRKKSSENA; the protein is encoded by the exons ATGGCCAATCATAATG CGGTGCTTCGCGGTGTAGACCTGCAGTGCCGGGTGAATAATCGCGCCCACCGTACGAAGGAGATGGGCTCAGAGTGGCTCGTGGTGCGCCGAGGTCAGCccttctccctgctgctgcagtgTGCCGACACTCTCCTGCTGGCGGCCCACCACCAGCTCGCCCTCCTGATCCAGCTAG gTAAGAAGGGTGAGATGGTAGTAAGGGTGTCGGATTCGAGAGAACAGCCTGGTAAATGGTGGTTCAACCAGCAGACCGCTCAGAGTGAGGTGTTGTTAAGCATCCATAGCCCTGCAGACGCTCCCGTGGGCGTCTACAGTGTGGCTGTGCTCCTGCTTTCCAAAGAGGGACACATGCTGGAGCAGACTGACCCCCAGTCTTTCTACCTGCTCTTCAACCCATGGTCTAAAG CTGACTGTGTGTACCTAGCTGATGAGCAACTTCTGCAGGAGTATGTCCTCAATGAAAATGGGATCCTCTACCAGGGCTCCTGGGATCAGATCACCTCTCTGCCCTGGAACTTTGGACAG TTTGAGAAAGGAGTGGTGGATATCTGTTTTGAGGTGCTGGATTACTCTCCGGCGGCCTTAAAACACCCAGAGATGGacatgagaaagagagcagaccCTGTCTACGTCAGCAGGACAATTACTGCAATG GTGAACGCAAACGACGACCGCGGAGTGGTGTTGGGGCGCTGGGATGGGGACTACGGCGACGGAGTGGCTCCCACCCGCTGGACCGGCAGCATCCCCATCCTCCGGCGCTGGAGCGAGGGTGGGACACAGCGGGTTCGCTATGGACAGTGCTGGGTGTTCTCGGCTGTGGCCTGCACCA TTCTTCGCTGTTTGGGCATTCCCACGCGGTGTGTCACAAATTACTCCTCGGCTCACGACACCGAGGGCAATGTCTCTGTGGACTTCCTGTTCAACGAGCACCTGGAGAATGTGTCGGAGGGCAGGAAGGACATGATCTG GAACTACCACTGCTGGGTGGAGTCCTGGATGAGAAGGGAGGACCTACCAAAGGGTTATGATGGGTGGCAAGTCCTGGACCCAACCCCACAGGAAAGAAGTGACG GTGTCTACTGTTGTGGGCCGTGCCCCGTCCTtgcagtgagagagggagaggtggggaTGAAGTATGACACCACCTTTGTGTTCTCTGAGGTGAATGCAGATCTGATCTGCTGGATGGTCCGTCCAGATGGAGAAAGAACCCGTGTGTCCACGAACAGTGACACAGTGGGGAGAAACATCAGCACCAAGAGCGCATATGGAGACTACAGAGAGGACATAACTGCTAACTACAAGTACCCTGAAG GTTCCTTGATGGAGCGAGAGGTCTACAGAAAGGCAGGGAAACGCGTGTCCAGGCCAGACGGGGGGTCAGGTCAGCTGGTGCTCTCCATCAAGCACACCCAGGCTGTCCATGGCACGGACTTCGATGTGTTCGTGGAGGTGCACAATATTGGCAGGGAAGACACACTGGCTCAGCTCACGGTCATGTCCAGTGGTGTCACTTACAACAGCCTCCAACGGGGGGAGTGTCAGAGGAAGACTACCAAACTCACCCTGCCGGCACAGAAAG CTCATAAGGAAGTTATGCGGCTACGATACGAACATTACGGAGCGTGTGTGACAGAGCATAACCTGATCAGAGTCACAGCACTTCTCCAGGACAGTGGCCAGCACGTCGTCCTCAGAGAGGTCAACATTCCCTTAAAAATGCCCAGGCTCTTCGTAAAG GTGATCGGAGAAGCTGTGGTATCACGCAGGCTGATGGCACTCATCTCCTTCACAAACCCTTTGCCTGTCACTCTCAAACGAGGCGTGTTCACAGTGGAGGGGGCGGGACTAACTGGAGCACAGGAAATGCAGTTACC CGGTGATATTGGACCTGGCCAGGAGGTTGCTGTAAAATTCTCCTTCAAACCCATTCGCGCTGGCATCAGGAAACTGGTCGTGGACTTTGACTCAGATATACTTAGAGATGTCAAGGGTGAAGCCATGATTATTGTTCGGAAGAAAAGCTCTGAAAACGcttaa